The DNA region TTATAGAAGATAACCAGCACAACCTTTGGATAGCTACCGAAAACGGGGGGCTGAATCTGTTTAACAAGAAAAGCCAAACATTTACGCCGTTTTTACATCGGGAGGGCAACAATAACAGCATTGTACATAATGCCATTCGTAGAATTATTAAACATTCGTCTGGCGAACTCTGGATTGGCACACAGGAAGGATTGAGCATATTTGATCCGATAACCAAAAACTTTCGTACTTTCCAGCACCGAAAAGCCAATTTCCGCAGCCTTAACCAAAATTCGATCTATAGTATATATGAAGATTTAAATGGATCAGTATGGATTGGTACCTACTACGGTGGCGTAAATGTAGCCTATGCCAACCCTACCGACTTTAAAAGCTGGCAATACAACGATAAGCTTCCGGGGATTAGCCATAATGTAATCAGCTCAATTTCGGAAACCAGCGCTAACAATCTTTGGATTGGTACCGAAGGCGGCGGGTTAAATTACTATGACTGGGCTTCGGGCGGGTTTACAGCGTACAAACACACATCAGCTGACTACGGAAGCATTGGCTCCGACCTGATAAAAATTCTTTACAAAGACCGCTCGGGAAATTTATGGATTGGCACCCATGGCGGGGGATTAAACCTCTTTGACCCATTAACGCGTAAATTCAAACGCCTACTGAGCTACAAAGCAGATTTAAATATTACACGTTCGGAAATCGTAACCCTACTGGAAGATAGTTATGGAACATTTTGGGTTGGCAGCCAGAGTGGATTAAGAATTTTCAACAAGGAAAAAACCGACCTGAAACCTTTAATGGCACCCTCGGTACTGAAAACGTTTGAGGATAAGAACATCAAGGTTCTCTTTGAAGACTCGCGTAAAAACATCTGGATTGCCGCCACAACTGGCCTGTACGTATACTCAAAAACCTTTAACACCATACGTTCCTATAAACTGCCAAAAGGCAGCAACAGCGTAAGTACTAATTCCAATTATATAAACTGTATCGTGGAAGATGCCCGTGGCAATATTTGGCTTGGGCTGTATTACGGCGGATTAACTTATTACGATCCCAGAATTAACAAATTTGCTGAAAATTACACCACCAAAGATGGCTTATCGCACAATAATGTAGTAGGAATAATTGAGGACAACAAGCAACAGCTTTGGATCAGTACATCAAACGGCTTAAACAAGTTTGATCCAATGCATAAAACCTTCCAGATTTATACTACAAGCGATGGCCTTGCCGGGGATGAATTTAATTATAACTCATTTTTCGCGAGCAAAAATGGGGAGTTGTTCTTTGGTGGCTACAATGGTCTTACGCATTTCTTTCCAAACCAGATCCAAAAAAATAACTACAAAGCGCCTATTGAGTTTACCGGACTTAGGTTGTTTAATATGCCTGTAAAAATAAATGCCCCGGATGGACTGTTACAGGAAGACCCTGGGTTTACCAAAAAATTAAGGTTTAAACACGATCAAAATGTTTTCACTATTGAATTTGCGCTGCTCAATTATATAAAATCAGACAAAAATAAGTATGCCTATAAGCTGAAAGGTATCAACGATCAATGGATAGAAACCAATACTCCCGCCGCCACTTACACTAACCTCCCACCCGGAGTCTACAGTTTACTGGTAAAGGGAGCAAATAATGACGGGGTATGGAGTGTGCCCATGAGCCTGCAAATAGAAATACTTCCACCATTTTACAAAACGTGGTGGGCGTTTTGCATTTACGCCATTTTAGTGATAGTGATTTTGTTTTTTATTACGAGGTTTTTTTACCTGAGGCAGCTGATCGCCAAAGATAAAGAGCTTCATCAAGTGAAATTAAACTTCTTTACCAATGTTTCTCATGAGATCAGAACGCATTTAACACTCATTATGGCGCCAATAGAAAGCATGATGAATGATAACCAGAACAATGCAACGATAAATAAGCACTTGACGAGTGTAAAAAACAATGCCGATCGTTTACTAAAACTCGTAAGCGAGCTGCTCGACTTTAGAAAAGCGGAAACAAAAAACCTAAAACTTCATTTGGCTGAACATAATCTGGTTTCGTTTATTCAGGATATCTATAATTCCTTCACTGAACTATCCAGAAAAAAGAATATTAAATTCTCATTTCATTATGAGGAAGATCCAATTTTGCTGGATTTCGATAAGGAACAACTTGAGAAAGTTTTTTTCAACCTGATTTCAAATGCCTTTAAATTTACGCCCGAAGGCGGAAGTATTACCATTGGTATTCAACGACAGAAAAATAAGGTTATCATCAATGTGGCTGATACCGGGCGTGGCATTGCAGCTGAATACCTTGACCGGTTGTTTACGAACTTTTTTCAGGTGGATGATTACAATATCCAGAATACCGGGTACGGCATCGGACTTGCGCTCTCTAAAAACATCGTAATGCTCCACAACGGCGAAATCGATGTTACGAGTGTTCCTTCAAGTGGCAATTCACCGGGAAATACAAATTTCACGGTGACACTATTGGCTGGCAAACCTCATTTTAAAAGTACATCCTACCTGCCAACGCCCCAAACGCCGCATGATGCTGATTTGCCGGCGGAGATGAACGTCGCGAAAACGGCGGAAACCACTCAAAACCTACTTCAGAATACTGTTCAAAAACGGAGCATATTAGTTGTGGAAGACCATTACGACCTCCGGTTACTAATTAAGGAATCTCTGGAAGACAATTACCATGTCAGCATTGCCGAAAACGGATTGGACGGTTGGAAAAAAGCAATAACGGAGATTCCCGAGTTGATCATTAGTGACGTTATGATGCCAGAGATGGATGGTTTTACTCTTTGTAATAAGCTTAAATCAGATGAAAGAACCAGCCATATTCCAGTTGTACTTTTAACCGCTAAAACTGCCGAAAGCGACCTCATCCAGGGCTTATCCGGTGGGGCCGACCTTTATCTCACCAAGCCTTTCAGCAAAAAAGTGCTTCAGCTAAGTGTTGGCAATCTGTTAATGTTGCGTGACACCATGCGTAGGAAATTCAGCCAATCCTTTATTCTAGAACCAACTCACATCAATGTTGATTCAATGGACGAAAAATTTCTTTCAAAGCTTGTACAGATTATAGAAGATAATATGGAGAATGAACATTTTGGAGTGGAGATTCTTTCGGAGAAAATAGGTATGAGCCAGTCGGTATTATATAAGAAGATCAAAGCACTTACAGATATGTCGGTAAATGATTTTTCTAAGTCGATCCGCCTGAAAAGGGCTGCGCAATTACTTCAAGAAAAGCAGTTTAAGGTATATGAAATCGGGTACATGGTCGGATTTGCAGATCGCAAATACTTTAGCCGGGAGTTTAAAAAACAGTTTGGGACAACGCCAACTGAGTATAATAAAAAAATGCCATAACTGTAGCCCATTAAAAGCAAAGCAACGCCTGCCTGTTTAGTTTTCACCTGTAGTGCTTGTCTATTCGTTTATAAATGTATACCTTGAACTTAAAGGAAATGAAAGACAAAGTTGAAAAGAGGCCGGTGAGGAATAAAGAGCAAAGCAAGCAAAAGTTTCTCGATGCTGTAGGAAAAATAATAACTGAAAAAGGCTTCCCAGGCCTTAAAATTAACGATATTGCAGCAACTGCAGGATTGGATAAAAAACTAATTTATCGGTACTTTGGCAATTTACAGCAGCTTATCGATCAATACATCAGTACTCAAGATTTCTGGAGCAATGTAAATGAAGAACAAACCTTCGAAAAGATTGAAGATGGCGGAAAAACATTTGTAAAGTCGGCCCTCAAAGCTCAATTTGAATACATCAGGCAAAATGAAGCATTCAGAAAGCTTCTGCTTTGGCGATTATCTGAAGAAAAAGAATCGCTTAGAAAACTTACAGAGAATCAGGAGGCAAGCGGAGAAGCCCTTTTTAAGAGCTTTATTGATCCACATTTTGGTAAAAAAGCAGAACAATTCCGGGCAATCTCTGCAATTTTGGTTTCGGGCATTTACTATCTTAACCTGTTTTCGCAGTTTAATGGTAGCGTTTTTTGCGGTATTGATTTAAACACCCCCGAGGGCAAACACAGCATCGAGGAAGCCCTGAACCTCCTTGTAGATTTGAGCTACGAAAATATTTCCGACCATTGACGACTTATTTAAATATAGGTCCCCACCTGGCGCAAGCGCCATTTTACCACAATTTAGCCATTCGACGCGTAGCAGGTCTTAAATTCCAGTAAATCCCCGGCAAAAAATTCATATAAATAACTAACGATTAGCGAATTAAAATAATGTCGTAGCTTGTCACTATTTAGGGACTTTTGTCTATATTTGGACTGTTTATCGACATCACAGGATGACTAGCACAGAATTTAGAAATTTAAGACTTTAAAATAAATACCAACCCTAATGAAAACTGAAGTTTCAGATCAGCCTATTGAATCATTAAAAAAACAGCGAAACTTAATGAAAGGCGTAGCTATAGGCTATGCGCTGGTAATGGCGGTGGCAATAAGCTTAGCCTTGTATTTAACCTTTACAAAACAACAGGCTTATTTACTTGCTATTCTTCCGGTTTGCCTGATCGTGATGATCCCTATATTGATGAGAGTTAGTCAACTTAACAAGGCTATAAAAACCAGAAATTAGTGATAGTGGAAAGTTCAGAACATCAACAGCTCCATGCTTGCCTAAATTGTCAGTCGGAAACTTCCGGAACTTACTGCGCAAATTGTGGGCAAAAGGCAAGTACTCATCGCTACTCTTTACTTCATTTCATGGAACACGATCTGATTCACGGCGTGTGGCATGTTGATAAGGGAGTTTTATTTACGGTAAAAGAGCTGATTTTAAGACCAGGTGATAGCGTCCGGGAATTTATACAGGGAAAAAGGGTCGGGTTTTTCAGCTTTGTTACCCTGATTATTCTTTTACTTGCTATTTCCAGTTTAGTAGCCCCGTTTGCGAAGATCCATTTAGCGGACATAATGCCACTGAACAGTAAGCAGGCAGTTAGTGCCTACGAGGATTTCGCTACAAAATATCCTAAGATCATTATGCTGATATTAATACCTTTATATTCATCATTTAGTTATTTCTGGTTTAAAAAAGCTAAACTTAATTATAGTGAACACCTGGTCTTGAATTCTTACAAAACAGCAGTCGAACTCATTCTGGCTTTACTATTTACAATAGTTACGATTTTTTATACGCATATTCCTACGCTTTTGATCTTTTATTATGTGTTTATAGCTATAGGGGGCTTCCTTTACAGTATTTGGTTTTACAATCAGTTTTTTACCGGATACGGCTATTCAAGAACATCGAAACTATTAAGAGCAATAATGATCCCTGTCTCCTACTTGGTCTTTTCTATGGCGATAGGTTTTATAATGGCACTAATCAAATTGATCAATTAATCTATCCGATTGCTTGCCAAATCATAAGCACGCAGTTTTGCAATTTGAAGAAAAGCTCAGCAACACAGAACTAAAAACCACATGTGCTGAATTACTTTATTTTTGTGCTATTCATTATTCTATAAATAAGGATTTGGGGTTTCTGTCTCATAAAAAGATCAATAAATTGAAGTCTCTTTAACCTGTTTAATTGATAACTGGGACATATTAATTTCTTATGCGCTCCGCAGTTCCTTTATTTTAACACATTTTTTATAACCAATTTAAACTACAGATTTAAAATCCCAAATTTAACCTCATGAATACTACACAAGAAATTAAGCAGCTATCTGATAAGGAACTTCTAAAAAGACATCAGGCAGCAAAATCCAATTTAATTATTACATGTATACTCATTGGTGCTTTAGTAGGTGTTGCTATCTATAGTTCGGCTAAAAACGGTATTGGTTTTTTTACTTTTTTCCCGTTCTTTTTCGTGTTCGTAATCATCAATGGCCAAAAGACCAGCAAAGCGATTGCTTCAGAAGTTAAAAACAGAGGATTGAATTAGAAAATACAATAGGGGTAGCTTAGTTGGGAATCATGGCTTGTACCAGCAGTCATCTTTTAAAAAACAAGGGAATAATAGCATTTTTGGGGTTAATGCTTATGCCCAACTTATTGCTATCAACAATAGCTATTCTCTGATCCTGTTGCGAAGATGATTATGTACAATTATATCTATCCACTCATTTTCCGGATAAACGCTTAAATCTACATCTGGCTGAATACCATTATTATCTATTGGATTCGTATCTGTCCAATATGACTTGGTAGTTGGAAGCATAAAAGAGTAGTCTGGACAAGAAAGTTCTTCCGGTTCAAGCAATTCGCTGTAATCAAGTGTCCCCGCTGTATGTCTTCCATACAGTTTAACCTTTGTGCTCTGTTTTGCAAGTATCAAAAAATACTCCGAACTACTTGCAGAGTTTTCATTTACTATTATGTTAATGGTTTTAGGATATTCATAGTTTTCTTTAAGCGCCATCTTAAGTGAGTCTCGCTGCACAAATTTGCCAATGTTTGCCTTTAGTTTAGAAAGCATAGCCACCCGATATGCGCTTGTGGATGTTTCGTAATTTTTAATCAATTTCGGGGTCGAAAGTAAAAAATCGCCAGGAACAGAAAATGGTTTTTCATAGGCAAGTCTCATTAGTGATAAAAATGAACTGTTCCCACCAACATTATTCCGGAGGTCGATAATCAAGTTTTGTATTTTATTCACCGCTAGTTCAGGAATGACTTTTTTCACAATTATTGAGTCAAATTTTGCGATGTCTGCGGTAAATGATGGTATTCCCAGATAATAGATGTTGTCATCTATTGATTTGTAAATAAATTCTGAATTGTCGGGGTATGATGATGTCTTTACCGTCAGATTATCTTTTTCATTACCCATTTTCTGCCAAATTCCACCAGGCTCAATTAGTAGGTTTTTTAGCCTTCGTCCCCGAAGTAAGTCAGTGGTCAGATAATTATTGTAATTTCTAATCCTAAACTCATGTTCATTCCCAATGAGTTCAAAATAAATGTTTCCAATGATGCCATTTGGCTTCAAACTGTACCCTTTATACGTAGAAAAGGCTTTATCTTTCGACTCCTTTACGATCCTTACCAACAGCGAATCGTTATTCCTCCGCCAGACACCAGTAAGTTGATCAGATGCATTCTTCAGTGCTTTCTTTGTAAACATCGCCTGTTTAGGAGCTGTTTTTCGGTCGCTAAAAATAATATGATTGTCCTTAAAGAAACGGATATAACGCTCTATAATATAAAAGCAATTCTCACGATCTGTATTGGTTGTCGCTTCGGTAATTGCTTTAGCTTTTAACTTTTTATATTCCTTCTTTTTGGCAACGTCAACTTTAGCTCTATACCCCGGATAGTTACTTTCAACATCGGAGATAATTTCTTTTAAGACTATTGAACAGTCACAACTATTTCGAGTCTGGGCATAAGCGAAGTTAAAACATGTAATTAGTAGAAATGAGCATATAATTTTGCTTACCATCAGTATTCTTTTTATACTAGACGTAATTCCAGTTGCTAAAGTTGCAAATGCCTTCATTTATGATTAATAAATAACGGTGGTTCTGCTGCTCATTAAATCTACCATAAGTCCCTTATACAATTCATTTTGAATGAACCTTGGGAATATCAGCACAAAGTCTCCCCTCCAAAACCAGACTATAAATACAACCATGTGATTATCATATTTTATTTATCATATTTTGATACTTATCAATTTTGGATAATAATTTTTTTGTTCAGTTCCCTTTCTGTTCATTAAAATAGGGTTTAGCGAACTATAAATCGGCGGTATAATGTTAATAATTTACGTTAATACTGATGGATTCTTGCAATCAACAATACTAAGCGATAGAATAATTTTCTGAATGTAAATTGATTGTAAAAGCAATAGGGATCCCGTTTGGGATCCCTAAGAAAATGTACCCGGAGCCGGAGTCGAACCGGCACGGTTTCCCACAGGTGTTTGAGACCAGCGCGTCTACCAATTCCGCCATCCGGGCATGTGTTGGACGGGGATGCAAATGTAGATAACGGTTATCTAAATCGCAAAAATATTTTAAAATAATTTGCAAACCGCTTAGGCTATGTCACTTGCATTGCGGGGCTGCTCATCCTTAAGCCTTTTATCTACCAAAAATGGAACAAAAGGAAGTAACGAAGCCAGAAATATTAAGAATGCTTTGCCAAATTTCCATTTCTGCTCTTGCCAGGCCATGATCAGTGTAGCGGCATAACCAATAAACAAAATACCGTGTAACCAACCTGCGTACTTCACTACCAAATCGAAATGCAACAAGTATTTAATAGGCATTGCCACGAACAATAAAAGCAGGTAAGAAACACCTTCGGCAACCGCAACCTTGCGAAAAATAGTAAGCGAACTCATATATCTGATTGTTTTGTCCGAAAATAAAACTTAGCAGTCAGCAATCAAAAACTAAAAAATGATTTGACAATGAAGTGTTGGTTCATTAGTTCATTTGGTTCATTAGTTCACTGGTCATCAAGGAACTAGTTCATTGGTTCTTGCTTATTGGTCATTGCTTATTGGTTATTGCTTATTAGTTCATTGGTCATTAGTCATTAGTTTATTGTAACTGCCAATTGTTTAGTCGCCTATTACCAATCAACTAGTTCAATTTCTCCCTGATCCTCGCAACATACTTCTGTCTGTAAAAAATATCCTTAATTTCAGCCAACAGCTTTTCTGGCGCTTCCAGCCCGCTATCAAACTGCACCATCAACTTAGCAAGTGTTTCTTTAAGCGCTTTTTCGATCACATCGACCTGATTGCTTACTTCCGCAAGCCGCTGGGGATCGGGCTCAAATTGAAGATCCATCAGCGCCTCATTAACATCCATCATTTCCATCAAAAAAGACTGAGGTAACTGATATCCTTCGTCAGTTGCTACAATTCCTTTGAGCTCTAATACGTATTTTAATCGCTTTTGGGCGTTGCTTAGTGTTTGGTAAGCCTTATTGTTAAGTGTAGATAGTTCGAGCACATCTTGCTGCCGTTCTTCGCTTTCGTTTGCATAAAAATCGGGATGATATTTTTTACTGAGCGCATAAAATTTGGCTTTCACCGCATTTTGATCTGGGTTAAATTTTACGGGTAGCTCGTAAAACTCGAAGTAATTAGGCTGTTGCTTATCGTTGCTCATCATAACAGGGTATAAATTAAAAAGCCGCAGATGTTTGGCTTGATTTATCAAACGCCCACATCTGCGGCAATAATAAAAATTTGATCTTACTTACCGAAAGATTTTAAAATATCGCTGCCAAAGGCAAATACCATTAAGCAGATTAAGATTACAAAGCCGACAATCTGTGCCTTTTCCAGCACTTTTTCACTCACCGGCTTACGCTGTACCATCTCAATTAGCAAAAATACTACGTGGCCACCATCCAAGCCTGGTATTGGCAACAAGTTCATAAAAGCCAGTGCCATAGAGATCAGCCCGGTTAATGTCCAGAATTTTACCCAATCGAAAGTTGCGCCGTAAACTTTAGCAATTCCAATCGGACTGCTGATGTTTCTTGCACTGAGCTTCCCGGTAAGCATTTTACCAATGCCCTTGGCGTTATCTAAAAAGGTGCTTTTGGCCATGGTAACCCCAATCGGAAGCGATTCGGCAAAGCCAAATTCAATATGTGCCGATTCGGGAACATTTACGTTCGGAATTACGCCAATTGTGCCATCCTTACTCACCGTAGGGTTAAAACTTACTGGCTTGCCATTACGCAAAGCGGTAATCGTTATTTTTTTGCTTTTGTTAGCCGATACTTCTTCCTTAAACTGATCAAGAAAAGTGATCGCTTTGCCATTTACCGTTAAAACGCTGTCGCCGGGCTTAATGCCAGCACTATACGCCGGATAAGTTGGTTTTTCAAATTTACTGCCAAAAATCTTATCGGTTAATTTTCCAAAAAACGATTGCTCATCTACGCTCGGATCGGGAACAGATACTTTATCAATGCGCTGCATTCTGTATCTGGGCGCAATGAAGTTTTCCCTGTCGTTTTTCGAAATTTTATTTAAAATGGTGTCAGGCACCGAAACATATAATGTTTTATTGCCTCTTAAAATCGTTAGTTGCGCACCGTCAAATAATACCTTGCTCGAAATGGCATCTTCGAAACGAATAAGTTTGTTGCCGTTGATGGCTAAAATTCTGTCGCCATTTTTTAGGCCAATTTCTTTGCCGATGTTCCCTACAGAGATCCCATCTGTTAATTTCTCGTTAACCGTATAGTTTTGTCCATAATTAAAGGTCAACATCCAAAAAATAATGATACCAACAATAATGTTTACAATTATACCACCCAGCATTACAATAAGCCGTTGCCAGGCGGGTTTAGAGCGAAATTCCCAGGGTTGCGCAGGTTGGGCCATTTGCTCGGTATCCATGCTTTCGTCAATCATGCCGGCAATTTTAACGTAACCACCAAGCGGCAACCATCCTACCCCATACTCTACATCCCCTTTTTTAAAGCTGAAGAGCTTAAAGCCCCACGCATCAAAAAACAAATAAAACTTTTCTACTTTAATACCAAACGCCCTTGCCGCCAGGAAATGTC from Pedobacter endophyticus includes:
- a CDS encoding hybrid sensor histidine kinase/response regulator transcription factor, producing the protein MKKRILFILSIVILNLYCKAQELIFNHLMTENGLSQNSIFAITQDSHGFMWYGSRFGLNRYDGNQFRLYKSNAADSNTLTDDYITALYSDTQGILWVGTANGLNKFNPKKNTFERIYLNQENPTHTHNGIKNIYQDRTGHLWVATNHGLYLLANRNINQFVSAGHFGLPGNIAKSEILSIYEDKDGFLWIGTNQGLSQALFNKRLYLKKTFTSSEISGSLSDNAVTDIIEDNQHNLWIATENGGLNLFNKKSQTFTPFLHREGNNNSIVHNAIRRIIKHSSGELWIGTQEGLSIFDPITKNFRTFQHRKANFRSLNQNSIYSIYEDLNGSVWIGTYYGGVNVAYANPTDFKSWQYNDKLPGISHNVISSISETSANNLWIGTEGGGLNYYDWASGGFTAYKHTSADYGSIGSDLIKILYKDRSGNLWIGTHGGGLNLFDPLTRKFKRLLSYKADLNITRSEIVTLLEDSYGTFWVGSQSGLRIFNKEKTDLKPLMAPSVLKTFEDKNIKVLFEDSRKNIWIAATTGLYVYSKTFNTIRSYKLPKGSNSVSTNSNYINCIVEDARGNIWLGLYYGGLTYYDPRINKFAENYTTKDGLSHNNVVGIIEDNKQQLWISTSNGLNKFDPMHKTFQIYTTSDGLAGDEFNYNSFFASKNGELFFGGYNGLTHFFPNQIQKNNYKAPIEFTGLRLFNMPVKINAPDGLLQEDPGFTKKLRFKHDQNVFTIEFALLNYIKSDKNKYAYKLKGINDQWIETNTPAATYTNLPPGVYSLLVKGANNDGVWSVPMSLQIEILPPFYKTWWAFCIYAILVIVILFFITRFFYLRQLIAKDKELHQVKLNFFTNVSHEIRTHLTLIMAPIESMMNDNQNNATINKHLTSVKNNADRLLKLVSELLDFRKAETKNLKLHLAEHNLVSFIQDIYNSFTELSRKKNIKFSFHYEEDPILLDFDKEQLEKVFFNLISNAFKFTPEGGSITIGIQRQKNKVIINVADTGRGIAAEYLDRLFTNFFQVDDYNIQNTGYGIGLALSKNIVMLHNGEIDVTSVPSSGNSPGNTNFTVTLLAGKPHFKSTSYLPTPQTPHDADLPAEMNVAKTAETTQNLLQNTVQKRSILVVEDHYDLRLLIKESLEDNYHVSIAENGLDGWKKAITEIPELIISDVMMPEMDGFTLCNKLKSDERTSHIPVVLLTAKTAESDLIQGLSGGADLYLTKPFSKKVLQLSVGNLLMLRDTMRRKFSQSFILEPTHINVDSMDEKFLSKLVQIIEDNMENEHFGVEILSEKIGMSQSVLYKKIKALTDMSVNDFSKSIRLKRAAQLLQEKQFKVYEIGYMVGFADRKYFSREFKKQFGTTPTEYNKKMP
- the hscB gene encoding Fe-S protein assembly co-chaperone HscB; its protein translation is MMSNDKQQPNYFEFYELPVKFNPDQNAVKAKFYALSKKYHPDFYANESEERQQDVLELSTLNNKAYQTLSNAQKRLKYVLELKGIVATDEGYQLPQSFLMEMMDVNEALMDLQFEPDPQRLAEVSNQVDVIEKALKETLAKLMVQFDSGLEAPEKLLAEIKDIFYRQKYVARIREKLN
- a CDS encoding DUF3667 domain-containing protein, with translation MESSEHQQLHACLNCQSETSGTYCANCGQKASTHRYSLLHFMEHDLIHGVWHVDKGVLFTVKELILRPGDSVREFIQGKRVGFFSFVTLIILLLAISSLVAPFAKIHLADIMPLNSKQAVSAYEDFATKYPKIIMLILIPLYSSFSYFWFKKAKLNYSEHLVLNSYKTAVELILALLFTIVTIFYTHIPTLLIFYYVFIAIGGFLYSIWFYNQFFTGYGYSRTSKLLRAIMIPVSYLVFSMAIGFIMALIKLIN
- a CDS encoding S41 family peptidase — its product is MKAFATLATGITSSIKRILMVSKIICSFLLITCFNFAYAQTRNSCDCSIVLKEIISDVESNYPGYRAKVDVAKKKEYKKLKAKAITEATTNTDRENCFYIIERYIRFFKDNHIIFSDRKTAPKQAMFTKKALKNASDQLTGVWRRNNDSLLVRIVKESKDKAFSTYKGYSLKPNGIIGNIYFELIGNEHEFRIRNYNNYLTTDLLRGRRLKNLLIEPGGIWQKMGNEKDNLTVKTSSYPDNSEFIYKSIDDNIYYLGIPSFTADIAKFDSIIVKKVIPELAVNKIQNLIIDLRNNVGGNSSFLSLMRLAYEKPFSVPGDFLLSTPKLIKNYETSTSAYRVAMLSKLKANIGKFVQRDSLKMALKENYEYPKTINIIVNENSASSSEYFLILAKQSTKVKLYGRHTAGTLDYSELLEPEELSCPDYSFMLPTTKSYWTDTNPIDNNGIQPDVDLSVYPENEWIDIIVHNHLRNRIRE
- the rseP gene encoding RIP metalloprotease RseP, coding for MNGLIMAGQLLLGLSLLVILHELGHFLAARAFGIKVEKFYLFFDAWGFKLFSFKKGDVEYGVGWLPLGGYVKIAGMIDESMDTEQMAQPAQPWEFRSKPAWQRLIVMLGGIIVNIIVGIIIFWMLTFNYGQNYTVNEKLTDGISVGNIGKEIGLKNGDRILAINGNKLIRFEDAISSKVLFDGAQLTILRGNKTLYVSVPDTILNKISKNDRENFIAPRYRMQRIDKVSVPDPSVDEQSFFGKLTDKIFGSKFEKPTYPAYSAGIKPGDSVLTVNGKAITFLDQFKEEVSANKSKKITITALRNGKPVSFNPTVSKDGTIGVIPNVNVPESAHIEFGFAESLPIGVTMAKSTFLDNAKGIGKMLTGKLSARNISSPIGIAKVYGATFDWVKFWTLTGLISMALAFMNLLPIPGLDGGHVVFLLIEMVQRKPVSEKVLEKAQIVGFVILICLMVFAFGSDILKSFGK
- a CDS encoding TetR/AcrR family transcriptional regulator, with translation MKDKVEKRPVRNKEQSKQKFLDAVGKIITEKGFPGLKINDIAATAGLDKKLIYRYFGNLQQLIDQYISTQDFWSNVNEEQTFEKIEDGGKTFVKSALKAQFEYIRQNEAFRKLLLWRLSEEKESLRKLTENQEASGEALFKSFIDPHFGKKAEQFRAISAILVSGIYYLNLFSQFNGSVFCGIDLNTPEGKHSIEEALNLLVDLSYENISDH
- a CDS encoding DUF3817 domain-containing protein translates to MSSLTIFRKVAVAEGVSYLLLLFVAMPIKYLLHFDLVVKYAGWLHGILFIGYAATLIMAWQEQKWKFGKAFLIFLASLLPFVPFLVDKRLKDEQPRNASDIA